CGTCTCCGATGACGATCAGGCGCTCGCCGGCCAGTTCGCGGTCGACTGGAGTTCGGCCGGCAAGGTCCGGCTCAGCGACAGGATCGCCCGCTTCCAGCCGGCGCGGGAGGGCTACGATCCCCTGGCCCGCAACGACGCGCGTGGCCGCCTGCGGGCCTTTTCGTTTCTCGGCGAGCTCAGCGAGGAGGCGCCCTCCGGCCTGATCGCCGGACTCGATCCGTCGGTCGCGGGCTCGGTCGGCACCGACGTCTGGTCGCGCTGGACGCTGCGTCTGGACATGGCCCGCCGGGTGCTGATCCTGTCAGCCCACTAGGCGGCGCTGGCTTCGCCCGAGGCTTCGCTTTCGATGCCGTCGGCCGCCCAGGCCAGGGCCTCGTACAGCGCCATGGCCTGGATCGGCTTGGAGACATGGGTGTCCATCCCCGCCGCCAGATACTGGCTGACGTGGTGGGCCATGGCGTTGGCGGTCAGGGCGATGATCGGCGTGCGGCGGCGGCCGGTCAGACCTTCAGCCTCGCGGATGGCGCGGGTGGCGGCGACGCCGTCGAGCACGGGCATCTGCACATCCATCAGGATGACGTCCCACTCGGCGCCCTCCCAGGCATCGACGGCGGCCTGGCCGTCATCGACGATGGTCGGCGAAATCCCGACCTGGGCGAGCAGGGTGGTCAGGACGATCTGGTTGACCTTGTTGTCCTCGGCGGCCAGCACGCGGAGGGTGAACGGCGCGGCGTCGGCATCGCCGGTCGCCTCTTCGGTGGTGCTGTCCTCGTCGCCCAGCCGTTCGATCGGCAGGCGCAGAGTGAAGGTCGAGCCGACGCCGGTGAAGCTGGTGACGGCGATCTCGCCGCCCATCAGCTGGGCCAGCTCATGGCAGATGGACAGGCCCAGGCCGGTGCCGCCGAACCGGCGGGTGGTCGAGCTGTCCAGCTGGTCGAACTTGCCGAACAGCTTGCCGAGATTTTCCTGTGAAATGCCGACGCCGGTGTCGGTGACGCGGATTTCCAGCCGGCCGTCATCGTAGCCGGCCTCGATCCGCACCTGGCCGTCCTCGGTGAACTTCACGGCGTTGGAAACGAGGTTGTAGAGGATCTGACGCACCCGGGTCGGATCGCCCAGGTAGCAGCCCGCCGCCGGTCCCAGCTCCATCGTCAGCGTGACGCCCTTGCGGCGCGCCAGGTCGGCGAAGGCAGAGTAGGCGGCGCCGGCGACGCTGCTCAGCTGGAAGGGGAGCTGTTCGATCTCCAGCTTGCCGGCCTCGATCTTCGAGAGGTCGAGCACGTCGTTGAGGATGACCAGCAGAGCTTCTCCGGACTGCTGGATGATGCCGAGCCGCTCGCGCTGGACGCTGTCGAGGTCATCGGAGGCCATGGCCTGGGCCATGCCCAGCACGCCGTTCAGGGGCGTGCGTATCTCATGGCTCATCGTCGCCAGGAAGGCGCTCTTGGCGGTGCTGGCGGCGTCGGCCTGGCTACGGGCGGCCTTAAGGCGGCGGCCGCCGCGGAACAGCAGGAGGGCGGCGATCGTGGCGCCGAGGGTCAGCAGGACGCCGAGCGCGATCACCCAGCCCTGGGCGCGGACGGCGGCCTTGGTCAGTTCGGTCTGCTTGCGGGCGCTGGTCAGCTGGGTCTCGAGCGAGCCGGTGATCTGGCGCACCCCGCCGTAGATGTCCTGCGAGGTCTGGAAGCGCTGGTCCCGTTCGTACTTGCGGAACAGCTCGAAGGCGGCGGCCCCGTCGCCCCTGGCCAGCAGCAGTTCGGCCTCGATCTGCGGCAGGCGCTTGAACGCCGCCTGGTCGAAGCGCTTTGAGGCCTCGAGGGCGCGCAAGGTTTCCAGGTCCCTGGCCGCCGTTGTCGCCTTGCCGGTCCGGGCGCTGGCGATGGCGCGCATGGGCAGCAGGCGCGGCGCCAGAAGGCCGGTGTCCTCGATCGGCTGGCTCAGGCCGCCCGTGCATTGCAGCACCTGCGCCGGGCCGGCGAAGGCCTCGGCGTACATGCCGCACAGATA
The nucleotide sequence above comes from Caulobacter sp. NIBR1757. Encoded proteins:
- a CDS encoding ATP-binding protein, whose protein sequence is MRAIVCGIVALLLAAGTPVLARQAMTPAQLASAIEGRAVSSSFADLRRFGDTALLGKDREALRRLNYVATVFRNQSEFELFNRYNDAMADQARVLGDDRYLTIADLNRVAGRMSQGDPSAVADLQSRQTASDDWYVRAHAQTLWATVLINRQQTGAALKLLYEAELLIDQKDSDAKAAESEIWETIGIALMGLNDLDGSARAFQRSQFEFADAGWPRPDFDAVYNLGDLAIRLGDEVQARKLVAVHHELTVKSGLENLRAWDAYLCGMYAEAFAGPAQVLQCTGGLSQPIEDTGLLAPRLLPMRAIASARTGKATTAARDLETLRALEASKRFDQAAFKRLPQIEAELLLARGDGAAAFELFRKYERDQRFQTSQDIYGGVRQITGSLETQLTSARKQTELTKAAVRAQGWVIALGVLLTLGATIAALLLFRGGRRLKAARSQADAASTAKSAFLATMSHEIRTPLNGVLGMAQAMASDDLDSVQRERLGIIQQSGEALLVILNDVLDLSKIEAGKLEIEQLPFQLSSVAGAAYSAFADLARRKGVTLTMELGPAAGCYLGDPTRVRQILYNLVSNAVKFTEDGQVRIEAGYDDGRLEIRVTDTGVGISQENLGKLFGKFDQLDSSTTRRFGGTGLGLSICHELAQLMGGEIAVTSFTGVGSTFTLRLPIERLGDEDSTTEEATGDADAAPFTLRVLAAEDNKVNQIVLTTLLAQVGISPTIVDDGQAAVDAWEGAEWDVILMDVQMPVLDGVAATRAIREAEGLTGRRRTPIIALTANAMAHHVSQYLAAGMDTHVSKPIQAMALYEALAWAADGIESEASGEASAA